One Nitrospina watsonii DNA segment encodes these proteins:
- the hisH gene encoding imidazole glycerol phosphate synthase subunit HisH encodes MKDPRVSIIDYGISNLLNVVRAFEHCGAKTQVAESPGDVVDAERLVLPGVGAFADGMNGLRTQNLVEPIKAFCKSGRPFLGICLGMQMMLESSEEFGHHSGLELIPGKVVPVPRVGIDGTPHKIPHIGWNELKLPPQRADWHNTILDTVEPGAPMYFIHSFMAAPINDGHRLADCLYDGQQLTAALNKDNLYGCQFHPEKSGEMGLGIVRKFLNL; translated from the coding sequence GTGAAAGATCCTCGAGTCAGCATCATCGACTACGGCATCAGCAACCTGTTGAACGTGGTGCGTGCTTTTGAACATTGCGGAGCCAAAACACAGGTGGCGGAATCGCCCGGGGACGTGGTCGATGCCGAACGTCTGGTTTTGCCCGGGGTCGGGGCGTTTGCTGACGGCATGAACGGCCTTAGAACGCAGAATCTGGTGGAACCCATTAAAGCCTTCTGCAAGTCCGGGAGACCGTTTCTGGGTATCTGCCTGGGAATGCAGATGATGCTCGAAAGCAGTGAAGAGTTCGGTCACCACTCAGGACTGGAATTGATTCCCGGCAAGGTCGTACCAGTTCCCAGGGTGGGCATAGACGGGACGCCACACAAAATCCCGCATATTGGCTGGAACGAACTGAAGCTTCCTCCCCAACGTGCCGACTGGCACAATACGATTCTTGACACGGTGGAACCGGGCGCACCCATGTACTTCATTCATTCGTTCATGGCGGCGCCGATTAACGATGGCCATCGCCTGGCAGATTGCCTGTATGACGGGCAACAACTCACGGCGGCTCTCAATAAAGACAACCTGTACGGATGTCAGTTTCATCCTGAGAAAAGTGGAGAAATGGGATTGGGGATTGTCCGGAAATTCCTTAACCTCTAA
- the hisF gene encoding imidazole glycerol phosphate synthase subunit HisF, producing MSNIRLIPRLDIKGPNLVKGIHLEGLRVMGDPNEFAVGYYRDGADELIYMDIVASLYGRNNLSDIVRRTVENVFIPITVGGGIRSVDDARHILRSGADKVAINTAAIHRPDLIREMRNRFGSQCMVLSIEAKRIAPGKWEAYTDNGREKTGRDVLEWVRQGVELGAGEILLTSVDCEGTRKGFDLELVRAVTETVPVPVIISGGMGNTDHLRAAVDAGADAVAMADILHYRRMPLPEIRNAARQANLHVRKL from the coding sequence ATGAGCAACATCCGCCTGATTCCCCGGCTGGACATCAAGGGCCCCAATCTGGTCAAGGGGATTCACCTGGAAGGCCTGCGTGTGATGGGCGATCCCAACGAATTCGCCGTGGGCTATTACCGGGACGGTGCGGACGAGTTGATCTACATGGACATCGTCGCCAGCCTGTACGGCCGCAACAATCTGAGCGACATCGTCCGGCGCACCGTTGAAAACGTGTTCATCCCCATCACCGTGGGCGGCGGCATCCGTTCCGTGGACGACGCCCGGCATATTTTACGCTCCGGCGCAGACAAGGTGGCCATCAACACCGCCGCCATCCACCGCCCCGACCTCATTCGTGAAATGCGCAATCGTTTCGGCTCGCAGTGCATGGTCCTCTCCATTGAAGCCAAACGGATCGCCCCGGGTAAATGGGAAGCTTACACGGATAACGGACGCGAGAAAACCGGACGCGATGTTCTGGAATGGGTCCGGCAGGGTGTAGAACTGGGGGCAGGAGAGATTCTGCTCACCTCCGTTGACTGCGAAGGCACACGCAAAGGGTTTGACTTGGAACTCGTCCGCGCTGTGACAGAAACCGTACCAGTGCCTGTTATTATAAGTGGTGGCATGGGAAACACAGATCACTTGCGCGCCGCCGTCGATGCCGGCGCAGATGCCGTTGCCATGGCCGACATCCTGCATTACCGCAGAATGCCCCTGCCTGAGATCCGAAATGCCGCCCGGCAAGCTAACCTTCACGTCCGCAAATTGTGA
- a CDS encoding N-acetyl sugar amidotransferase yields the protein MEILRYPQPVDLSRFTDNEPAEIKFGLPREIQFCKRCVISNQRPNSAVEYAHTKESRKATINVDEEGVCDACRLAESKQGTINWEEREHELRDLCDSFRSKDGSYDCLVPGSGGKDSFYASHILKTQYGMHPLTVTWAPHIYTEWGWRNFQRWIHAGHDNYLMTPNGRAHRLLTRLSVEVLFHPFQAFIIGQKSLAPKMAAMFNIPLVFYGENESEYGNPLADASSARRDHAYFTSQDQESVFLGGVSLADLKNRFKVEEQDLLPYMPADPAELESKKTEVHYLGYYHKWHPQSCYYYSVEHGGFEASPERTPGTYSKYNSIDDRIDDFHYYTTGIKFGIGRATYDAAQEIRSGDIIREEGVALVKRFDLEWPERFADEIFQYLSLPPKEFPDAAKMFEQPIMDREYFNRLADTFRSPHIWKHEDGQWHLRHAVWHEASVPQT from the coding sequence ATGGAAATTCTTCGCTATCCTCAACCCGTGGATCTCAGCCGATTCACTGACAACGAACCGGCCGAAATCAAATTCGGCCTGCCGCGCGAGATCCAATTCTGCAAACGGTGCGTGATCTCCAACCAGCGCCCCAACTCGGCAGTGGAATACGCCCATACAAAGGAAAGCCGGAAAGCCACCATCAATGTGGATGAGGAAGGGGTCTGCGACGCCTGCCGGCTGGCGGAATCCAAGCAGGGCACCATCAACTGGGAAGAACGGGAACACGAGCTACGCGATTTGTGTGACAGCTTCCGAAGCAAAGACGGTTCTTACGACTGCCTGGTGCCCGGCTCCGGCGGTAAGGACAGTTTTTACGCGTCGCACATTCTGAAAACGCAATACGGCATGCACCCGCTCACCGTCACCTGGGCACCTCATATCTACACCGAATGGGGCTGGCGTAATTTTCAACGATGGATTCATGCCGGTCACGACAATTACCTGATGACCCCCAACGGACGCGCGCATCGTCTGCTCACGCGGCTTTCCGTGGAAGTGTTGTTCCACCCCTTCCAGGCGTTCATCATCGGGCAAAAATCCCTCGCCCCGAAAATGGCGGCAATGTTCAACATTCCGCTGGTGTTTTACGGGGAAAACGAATCCGAATACGGCAATCCCCTGGCGGACGCTTCCAGCGCCCGGCGCGACCATGCGTATTTCACTTCCCAGGATCAGGAAAGCGTATTTCTTGGAGGCGTGTCGCTGGCGGACCTGAAAAATCGATTCAAGGTGGAGGAACAGGACCTGCTTCCCTACATGCCCGCCGATCCTGCCGAACTGGAATCCAAAAAAACCGAGGTGCATTACCTCGGCTACTACCACAAGTGGCATCCACAGAGTTGTTACTATTACTCGGTGGAGCACGGCGGGTTCGAAGCCTCTCCGGAACGCACACCGGGCACCTACAGCAAGTACAACAGCATCGATGATCGCATCGACGACTTCCATTACTACACCACCGGCATCAAGTTCGGCATCGGCCGCGCCACCTACGATGCCGCGCAGGAAATCCGCTCCGGCGACATCATCCGCGAAGAAGGTGTTGCGCTGGTCAAACGCTTCGACCTCGAATGGCCGGAACGCTTTGCCGACGAAATCTTTCAGTACCTCAGCCTGCCACCGAAAGAATTCCCGGATGCGGCGAAAATGTTCGAACAACCCATCATGGACCGCGAATACTTCAACCGGCTGGCGGACACCTTCCGTTCTCCGCACATCTGGAAACACGAAGATGGCCAATGGCACCTGCGCCACGCTGTCTGGCACGAGGCCTCCGTTCCCCAGACATGA